The following is a genomic window from Nitrospiria bacterium.
AACCCTTGGAGAGATCACGGATGACTCCATGTTTATTGAATATTCCTTGAGAATTGAAATGGCTTAAATTTGTGGATTTAAAGGAGGGTTAAGGAAGGCGGTCCCCGATTGGAAAGGGGCCCTTTCTCAAAGGAGGATAAAACCAAGGGGTTAATGGGTGAAAGGTTGAAAAGAAAAACCAACCCTACGGGTGGAGGAGAACTAAATTGGGAGAGTTGTTCTCCATGCTGAACCCATAAACCAATTTGACACCCCTGGGGATCTGAAATTTCATCTTGTGCATAGGCATGAAAGAGGGCAAAAGATGAAAATAAAAGAAGATAAAGGGATAAAACAAATGTAAGGGCATAAGTGGCTTTAAATTTTCGCAAATTTACAAGCATATAAGTTAAATTATCAATTAAAAATATCATCTTGTCAAATTCAAAAATCAATCCCTCTTCGTAGAGGCAAAAAGGTTTTTTTTGATCATGTTAGGAAAAGCTCATTTTCACATGAATATTAATTATTCGGTTCTATAGTTCTTTATCTAGTTTTGGACCCTTTTTTAAAATTCTATTTTCCCTTTCTGATTTGAAAATGAATCCGTTTTTAATTCTTGACAAAAAAACAGGTTTTAATATATTTTATGCGAGTCTAATCAGAAAGGAATTTATTTTGTCACGCACTAAATCTATAGCCCTTTCAAAAAACCTTGTCTTAGTTCTTGGTTTATTAATCATAAGCCTGCCTTTTTTTCATCTGCATCTCCCTATTACGCATTTTGATCACCATGGTGAACATTCCCATTCCGGTGTGGTACATAGTATATTTATTCAGGATGGGGTGGATCACACACCTTCTCCAATTCATGATACCAATCCTGAGCGAACAGAAGGGCTTCTCAGAACCACGATTACATGGAACCTACCCTCCAATAGTTTTTCCCCTGCGTTAATGCAAGCGGGCTCAAATTTCCTATGGACAGTTTCGGCTTCTCCCGGGTTGTATACACCGATAGACACTTCCATTACGGGGGACAGTAATTATTCTTCGGTTTTACATTGGCGCGGCCCAACACCGTCTTCCCGTGCCCCACCTCACGATATCCTTATCCTTGTCTAAGCAAATCTAAATTATTTCAGTTAAGCGCGTTTCTGGTTTTATAACAGAGCAGGGCGTCTGTGTTTTTATCTATTATTTGCATGCCTTGTCTCTAGTAAATATCCTGTTTCTGGAATGCGGGGTTCTTTAAGGGTCTGCCTTCCGGAGGCGGTTCCGGGGGAATGTGGAGGCCATGGAGGGTCATTCTGTGTGTTTGTTTGCGCACGCCCCCAACACTTGTGAGGGAGTTATGTCAGAACAAAATGTTGTAGGTATCGGGCAGGGTTGCTGCGCCGTTGTGATCGGGCTTTTGTTCGCCTGTATGGTGCTTAAGCCAGCCCTGGCCCAGTCTCAGGAGGTGTGGACTTTGGAGCGGAGTATCCAGCATGTGTTGGAAATTGCGCCGGAGGTGAAAGCCGCTCAGGCCGAAGTGAATGCCCGTCAGGGTGCGCTCTCGCAGGCGGGGGTCTGGCCAAATCCCGAAATAGAACTTCGCGGTGATGACAAAATCGGAAAAGACGCAGGCACAGGTGGTGTTGACTTTACCCAGTTTGTGTTTAACCAGCCTTTGCCGCTCAGCGGCCGACTGGATGTTCAGCGGGAATTGGCCCGGGCGGAACTCCATAGGGCCCAAGCCGAGCGCCTTTATCAGCATTTGTTGTTGGAGAAACAGGTCGCGGAGCGTTTTCATGGGTTCCAACTGGCCGCAACCCTTTTGCGCCTGGCGGAGCAGCGCTTGCAACTCGCAGATGAACTGCAACAGGCGGGTCATCGGCGCGAACAGGCTGGGGAACTAGCCAGGCTGGAACGTCTGCGTCTGGACCTTATCCGCGAATCAGCACAACAAATTCTCGACAAGGCAGAAGGCAAATTCAACGAAGCCCTAAGCCAATTCCGTGCCTATCTAGGGTTGTCGACGGAAACGGTTCCGGACCTGGTCTCTCTCGAGCTTTTTAGCCCGGTGCCTGTGCTGGACACCTTGCAGGCGAAACTGTCCGAGCATCCAGCGTTACTATCGGTGAATTATCGCCTGAATGCTTCACGTGCAAGGGTGAATTTGGTGCGAAAAGAACGTCTTCCGGACCCGGTGCTGCGCCTGTATCGTGAACAGGACTTTCTCAATGGCCGCCGCCAGGATGTCAATGGCATCGGTATCGGTTTCACTGTTCCGCTCTGGGATCGCAAGAGTGGACGGCTGAGTGAAGCCCGTGCCCAGGTCGATGAGACGCTGTCCAGGATTCAGACCCTGAAAAGGGACCTGGGTAGCCGCCTCGAGCAAAGTCATTTACACCTAAACCACTTGGTCGAACAGGGCGAACATTACCGCAGCCATGTGTTTAACCCTGCGCGTATGGTGTTTGATCTGACGCGCAAGGCCTACGCCGCCGGGGAGGTGGAGATCCTTGCCCTGATCGACGCCAACGATACCTATTTCAACGCCCAGGAACGATACCTGGAATTGCTGCAGGAGGCATGGCTGGAGGCGGCAGAACTCCGGCTGGCGGCAGGGATTTCCCTCGTGACCACAACAAAGGATACCGATCATGAATAAAATCAAAAAGCACTTTGTCTTTTTGTTCATCCTGATTCCAGGTCTGGCCTCGGCCGCTGAACTGGAACTCACGCAGGCGCAACTGGCCAACGTTAACCTGACCACCACATCCGTGAATGTACGCGAGAGTCAGACACGCCTGAAGTTGAATGGTGTTCTCACCGCAGACCGACGCAAAACTCATCGGGTCGCGCCGGTGGTGGACGGTATGGTGACCGAGTTGCGTGTGGTGGCGCACGAACAGGTACGAAAGGGTCAGGTATTGGCCCGGCTGCGTAGCCATAGCCTAGGTCAAGCCCAAGCCGATTACCTGGAGGCACTGGCCCGCTTTGATCTGGCCCGGGCCGAGCGCGCCCGTATCGAAGGCCTGTGGAAAGATGGTGTGGTCGCAGAGAGCCGCTGGCTAAAGGTGGACAGCGAATACAAAAGTGCCCGCGCCACTTTAGAAGCCCGCCGCCGTCTGTTGTCGCTGGCAGGACTGTCCGATAAACAGATTGGGCAAATGGCGGATCAACCGGACCGGTTGGCGGTTTTCGATCTGATCAGTCCCATCGATGGCTTGATCACTGGTGTAGAGATCGAGTCAGGTCAATTGCTGTCCGCTGGGCAGATCGCCTTTCATGTAGACGATCTCAGTATCCTGTGGGCGATGGTGAAAATCCCGGTTGCCAGTTTGGCGCAAGTGAAGGTCGGTGCTGAGGCCGTGATCAGCGTACAGGGTAGTCCGGGACAATCATACCGGGGAAAACTCGAATCCCTAGGCGGTGAGGTGGATGCGCAAAGCCAGACTCTGACCGGGCGCATCGTACTGAATAACCCGAACGGTCAGCTGCGTCCGGGCATGTATGCAGAGGTGGGTCTGAGCAGCATCGCAAGCCAAAGGTTGATGGCGCCGGCCCGCGCGGTGTTCCGTGTCGGCGACCAGGTCTATCTATTCAAGGTATTGGGGAACGGCCGTTTTGAACCCGTGGCTGTGGAGATCGGCGGTGAGGCAGACGGCTGGGTGTCTATCCATAGCGGTATTTCAGCGGGTACCGAGGTTGTCAGTGAAGGCGTGGCCGAGCTGAAATCCCACTGGCAGTATCAGGGAGGTGAATAAACAATGATCGCATCCCTGATCCGTTTTTCCCTGGTTCAGCGCCTGATGATCCTCCTGCTGGCCATTGCGCTTACCATTGGCGGGTTGTGGGCTTTCAAAAGCCTGCCCATTGACGCCTTCCCAGATATCGCAGCGCCTCAGGTACAGGTCATTGTCAAAGCACCGGGCCTGTCGCCCACTGAGGTGGAAAGCCGCATCACATTTCCCATCGAGGTCGAAATGCAAGGATTGCCGCGCCAAACCGTGCTGCGCTCCACCACCAAATACGCTTTGAGTATCATCACCATCGACTTCGAAGATGGAACCGACATCTACTGGGCGCGACAACAAGTGGCCGAACGCCTTAACCAGGTGTGGGGGGATTTGCCAGATGGTGTGGAAGGCGGCCTCGGCCCCATCACCACGCCACTGGGTGAGGGTTACATGTACCGTGTGGAGGGTGCCGGGTACAGCAACCAGGAGTTGCGCCGTATTCAGGACTGGGTGATCCGCCCGCGCCTGCGTACCGTGGAGGGCGTCGCGGATGTCAATTCCCTGGGTGGTGAGGTCAAGGTGTTTGAAGTGGTTGCCGATCCCGAGTCGTTACTGGCCCACAACCTGGGACTCGACGATCTTGAAACAGCCCTGGAGAAAAACAACCGAAATGCCGGCGGTGACCGCATCAACCGCAACAACGAGGTACTATTGGTGCGGACGGCAGGCCAGTTGCGTGATATACAAGACATCCAAAGCATTACTGTGGCCAGCCGAAAGGGCATCCCAGTGCATGTAAGCGATGTGGCCGAGGTGCGCATCAATTCATTGACCCGCTATGGCGCGGTAACTGCTGATGGCGAGGGAGAGGTGGTCACTGGCCTGGTATTGCTACGCAAGGGGGCCAACAGCCGCAGCACCGTTGAGGGGGCCAAGCGCGAACTGGAGGCATTGAAACCGGTGTTGCCGGAGGGGGTGCGCATTGTGCCTTTCTACGACCGCACCGAGTTGGTCACCGCAGCGGTGTGGACGGTTGAAAAGGCGCTGGGTGAGGCGGTGATTCTGGTGCTGCTGGTGTTGATTATCATGCTCGGCAACCTGCGTGCGGCTCTGACCGTGGCCTTGATCCTTCCCTTGTCGGTTCTGTTCACCTTCATTATGATGCGTTTATTTGGCGTGACCGCCAATCTCATGTCGCTAGGGGGACTGGCCATCGCGATCGGCATTCTGGTCGACGCAGCGGTGGTCGTCGTGGAGAACATCCACACCCAGTTGAGTCATGCTCCCCGGGGCGTGAGCCGTCAGCACCTGGTCTACCGGGCAGCACTGGAAGTCGCCACCCCTGTTATTTCCGGGATACTGATTATCATCATTGTGTTTCTGCCGTTGTTCAGCCTTACCGGTCTGGAGGGCAAGATGTTTACCCCGCTGGCAGTCACTATTTCCTTCGCCCTGATCGGCTCACTGCTATTATCGCTGACGGTGATCCCGGTACTGGCCAGTCTGCTGATGCGCGGGGGTTCCGAGGATGATGGCCGAGTATTGGCGATGCTGAAGCGCACCTACCTGCCGGTGATGCACTGGGCGCTGGATTACCGCAAGACTGCGGTGGGCGGTGCGCTGGCCGCACTGACGGTTGCGGTGGGGTTATTTCCCTTCATCGGTAAAGAGTTCATGCCGGTAATGGATGAAGGGACTACCGTAATCATTATCGAAAAGCTGCCAAGCGTTTCGCTGGAACGCTCGCTTGAACTGGACGTTCCTTATCAAAAAGCGATGATGGAATTGCCGGAGGTGACCGGTGTTGTGTCGCGCACCGGTGCCGATGAATTGCGCCTGGATCCCATGGGTTTATACCAGACCGATAATTTCCTCATCACCAAGCCCCGGGACCAGTGGACCGTGACCCTGGAGGAGCACCAGGACAAGCTGCGCGAAATACTTGACCGCTTCATCGGCATTGACTATGCCTTCACTCAGCCCATCGATATGCGGGTCTCGGAGATGCTGACCGGGGTGCGTGCGGCCATGGCCATCAAGCTCTATGGGGACGATCTCAAGGTGCTAGAAGAAAAATCCCGACAGATCGAGGCTCTGGTGAGTGAGGTGCCCGGCGCGGTGGATGTTTTCCGCAGCCAGTTGTCCGGTCAGATCTATCTGCAAATAGAGATCCGGCCCCAGGCCATTGCCCGGTTCGGGATCAATATCGAAGACATCAATGAACTGGTGGAAATAGCCGTGGGCGGGCGTGTGATCACCGAGGTGATTCAAGGCAACCAGCGCATCGGCGTACTTTTGCGCTATCCAGAGGAAGCGCGCACCTCTCCCGGTGCTATCGGTGCACTCTGGGTGGAATCCCCCAGCGGGGACAAGATACCGCTGAGCAGTTTGGCCGACATCCGCGAAGTGGACGGCCCTGTGGAGATCGCCCGCGAGTCCGCAAAACGCCAGGTTGTGGTGCAGGCCAATGTCGAGGGTCGCGATGTGGTGGGGTTTGTCGATGAAGTCCGTGTCACGATCGCGCGAGAATTGAACCTGCCGCCGGACTACTATGTAACCTACGGTGGCCAGTTCGAAAACCAGCAACGGGCCGCTAAGCGCCTGAGTCTGGTAGTGCCCATCTCCATTGCACTGATTTTCGT
Proteins encoded in this region:
- a CDS encoding TolC family protein: MSEQNVVGIGQGCCAVVIGLLFACMVLKPALAQSQEVWTLERSIQHVLEIAPEVKAAQAEVNARQGALSQAGVWPNPEIELRGDDKIGKDAGTGGVDFTQFVFNQPLPLSGRLDVQRELARAELHRAQAERLYQHLLLEKQVAERFHGFQLAATLLRLAEQRLQLADELQQAGHRREQAGELARLERLRLDLIRESAQQILDKAEGKFNEALSQFRAYLGLSTETVPDLVSLELFSPVPVLDTLQAKLSEHPALLSVNYRLNASRARVNLVRKERLPDPVLRLYREQDFLNGRRQDVNGIGIGFTVPLWDRKSGRLSEARAQVDETLSRIQTLKRDLGSRLEQSHLHLNHLVEQGEHYRSHVFNPARMVFDLTRKAYAAGEVEILALIDANDTYFNAQERYLELLQEAWLEAAELRLAAGISLVTTTKDTDHE
- a CDS encoding efflux RND transporter periplasmic adaptor subunit; its protein translation is MNKIKKHFVFLFILIPGLASAAELELTQAQLANVNLTTTSVNVRESQTRLKLNGVLTADRRKTHRVAPVVDGMVTELRVVAHEQVRKGQVLARLRSHSLGQAQADYLEALARFDLARAERARIEGLWKDGVVAESRWLKVDSEYKSARATLEARRRLLSLAGLSDKQIGQMADQPDRLAVFDLISPIDGLITGVEIESGQLLSAGQIAFHVDDLSILWAMVKIPVASLAQVKVGAEAVISVQGSPGQSYRGKLESLGGEVDAQSQTLTGRIVLNNPNGQLRPGMYAEVGLSSIASQRLMAPARAVFRVGDQVYLFKVLGNGRFEPVAVEIGGEADGWVSIHSGISAGTEVVSEGVAELKSHWQYQGGE
- a CDS encoding CusA/CzcA family heavy metal efflux RND transporter; amino-acid sequence: MIASLIRFSLVQRLMILLLAIALTIGGLWAFKSLPIDAFPDIAAPQVQVIVKAPGLSPTEVESRITFPIEVEMQGLPRQTVLRSTTKYALSIITIDFEDGTDIYWARQQVAERLNQVWGDLPDGVEGGLGPITTPLGEGYMYRVEGAGYSNQELRRIQDWVIRPRLRTVEGVADVNSLGGEVKVFEVVADPESLLAHNLGLDDLETALEKNNRNAGGDRINRNNEVLLVRTAGQLRDIQDIQSITVASRKGIPVHVSDVAEVRINSLTRYGAVTADGEGEVVTGLVLLRKGANSRSTVEGAKRELEALKPVLPEGVRIVPFYDRTELVTAAVWTVEKALGEAVILVLLVLIIMLGNLRAALTVALILPLSVLFTFIMMRLFGVTANLMSLGGLAIAIGILVDAAVVVVENIHTQLSHAPRGVSRQHLVYRAALEVATPVISGILIIIIVFLPLFSLTGLEGKMFTPLAVTISFALIGSLLLSLTVIPVLASLLMRGGSEDDGRVLAMLKRTYLPVMHWALDYRKTAVGGALAALTVAVGLFPFIGKEFMPVMDEGTTVIIIEKLPSVSLERSLELDVPYQKAMMELPEVTGVVSRTGADELRLDPMGLYQTDNFLITKPRDQWTVTLEEHQDKLREILDRFIGIDYAFTQPIDMRVSEMLTGVRAAMAIKLYGDDLKVLEEKSRQIEALVSEVPGAVDVFRSQLSGQIYLQIEIRPQAIARFGINIEDINELVEIAVGGRVITEVIQGNQRIGVLLRYPEEARTSPGAIGALWVESPSGDKIPLSSLADIREVDGPVEIARESAKRQVVVQANVEGRDVVGFVDEVRVTIARELNLPPDYYVTYGGQFENQQRAAKRLSLVVPISIALIFVMLFTTFRSLRQAGLIILNIPFAMIGGVISLYLSGLYLSVPASVGFITLFGVAVLNGVVMVSYFNQLREAGRSVLEAVKQGAERRLRPVLMTALIASLGLVPLLAATGPGSELQRPLAVVVIGGLFTSTLLTLVLLPTLYAWLEGRSERESKLTAEEHA